From the Aerococcus viridans genome, the window TAACATAAAGACACTTGGCACTAGTGTGACGAAGTAATTTCTACCCTTTAGGAATAAGTAGCGTGTTGTTACTAGTAAAGCTAGTACCGCTGTAACTTGGTTGGCCCAGTTGAAGTAACGCCATAAGATATTAAAGTCCACAAAGGTTAAGAAGAATGAAATCACATAAATTGGTAAGGTGATTGTCATTATCTTCGGCAATGTGTCCTGTTTCATGTGGGTATAGTCTGCAATAATAATACGCAATGAACGGAATGCAGATAGACCAGAAGATAATGGTAACACAATAACCCCAATAATTGCCAAAGTACCAAATATTGGTCCTAACAATTCTAATGACACGGCATTCACAACTGCTGAAGCAGTACCTGCATCAATCATACCTGATAAAGTTTCACCGTCAAATAAGGCTAATGAAGCTGCCACCCAAATCATCGCGATAACACCTTCAGCGATCATCATACCATAGAAAGTGAAACGCCCTTCACGTTCATTTTCCATTGTACGAGATACCATTGGTGCTTGGGTTGCATGGAAACCTGACATCGCTCCACATGAAATAGTAAAGAATAAACCTGGGAAAATAGCCAAGCCTTTAGGATGAAAGTTCGACATAGTAGCTGAAGACAATTCAACCATTGAGTGGTCTCCAAAGATTAACGTTAAACCAATTGCTACTGTTGAAATAATTAATATTGCACCAAACCACGGATACACTTTACCCATTGCTTTGTCGATTGGTAAAACTGTTGAAATAATGTAGTAAATAAAAATAGCAATTATAATGATAAT encodes:
- a CDS encoding carbon starvation protein A, which translates into the protein MWTFIIGVVALVVGYFTYGRYIEKNFEPNPERTTPAEVLQDGMDFVPMPRWKNGIIELLNIAGTGPVFGPIMGALYGPVAYLWIVFGCIFAGAVHDYMLGMVSLRNNGAQLPALAGKYINKGTMHVVNLFACLLLLLVGTVFVSSPAALIQSLLPGNVALIIIIIAIFIYYIISTVLPIDKAMGKVYPWFGAILIISTVAIGLTLIFGDHSMVELSSATMSNFHPKGLAIFPGLFFTISCGAMSGFHATQAPMVSRTMENEREGRFTFYGMMIAEGVIAMIWVAASLALFDGETLSGMIDAGTASAVVNAVSLELLGPIFGTLAIIGVIVLPLSSGLSAFRSLRIIIADYTHMKQDTLPKIMTITLPIYVISFFLTFVDFNILWRYFNWANQVTAVLALLVTTRYLFLKGRNYFVTLVPSVFMLYAVVVYLLSEPIGFNLGLSNLSYWGGAAITLIILALFWKQGIDQKAKLDPSSKLINDQLSIQTLYPELVNEK